A single window of Solanum dulcamara chromosome 5, daSolDulc1.2, whole genome shotgun sequence DNA harbors:
- the LOC129889132 gene encoding putative clathrin assembly protein At2g25430: protein MAPSTIRKAIGAVKDQTSIGIAKVGSNMAPELEVAIVKATSHDDDPASEKYTREILHLTSCSRGYVTACVSSISKRLGKTRDWIVAIKCLMLIHRLLNDGDPVFHQEIMYATRRGTRLLNLSDFRDEAHSNSWDHSAFVRTYALYLDQRLEMMVFERKQNGGGGEIERYGSREERWRSPPSSNSRGYDYYGEFRDEPAYGMRRSRSSGDVRESTVQVQKDVTPLRQMNPERIFGKMSHLQRLFDRFLSCRPTGLAKNERMVLVTLYPMVKESFQLYADICEVLAIMLDKFFDMEYQDCVKAFDAYASAAKQIDELVGFYNWCKDIGVAKSSEYPEVQRITSKLLGTLEEFVRDRAKATKSPDRKVESLPASPEEPAPDMNEIKALPPPEDYTPPPPPEPELPKPAAVVQETGDLVDLREEGVTADDQGNKFALALFAGPGTNNGSWEAFSSNREPEVTSAWQNPAAESGKADWELALVETASYLSQQKAALGGGLDPLLLNGMYDQGMVRQHVATAQLSGGSASSVALPGPGKSSTPVLALPAPDGTVQTVGQDPFAASLTVPPPSYVQMADLEKKQQLLVQEQILWQQYARNGMQGQMSLSKISSGGYCGPQPGVMPYGLPPVNGVGVPPAAGYYYTPY from the coding sequence ATGGCGCCGAGCACAATTCGGAAGGCGATTGGGGCGGTGAAGGACCAGACAAGCATAGGGATTGCCAAGGTAGGGAGCAATATGGCACCTGAGCTGGAAGTTGCTATTGTTAAGGCGACAAGCCATGATGATGACCCTGCCAGCGAGAAGTATACCCGGGAGATTCTTCACTTGACTTCTTGCTCACGTGGCTATGTCACTGCTTGTGTTTCATCAATTTCTAAAAGGTTAGGCAAAACCCGTGATTGGATCGTTGCCATCAAGTGTTTGATGCTCATTCACCGTCTTCTCAATGATGGTGATCCTGTGTTTCACCAAGAAATTATGTATGCCACTAGGAGAGGCACAAGACTTCTCAATTTGTCTGATTTTCGCGATGAGGCTCATTCTAATTCATGGGATCATTCGGCCTTTGTAAGAACTTATGCTTTGTATTTAGATCAAAGATTGGAGATGATGGTTTTTGAGAGGAAGCAAAATGGGGGTGGTGGAGAGATTGAGAGATATGGGTCTAGAGAAGAAAGGTGGAGATCTCCACCTTCTTCTAACAGCAGAGGCTATGATTATTACGGCGAGTTCAGGGATGAGCCTGCTTATGGAATGAGGAGGTCCAGATCATCTGGGGATGTGAGGGAGTCAACAGTACAGGTTCAAAAAGATGTGACCCCATTGAGACAGATGAACCCTGAGAGGATCTTTGGGAAGATGAGTCATTTGCAGAGGTTGTTTGATAGGTTTTTGTCTTGCCGACCAACTGGATTAGCCAAAAATGAAAGAATGGTGTTGGTTACTTTGTATCCTATGGTGAAAGAAAGTTTTCAGCTTTATGCTGATATATGTGAGGTTTTAGCTATTATGTTGGATAAATTCTTTGACATGGAGTACCAGGATTGTGTTAAGGCATTTGATGCATATGCTAGCGCAGCAAAGCAGATTGATGAGCTGGTGGGATTCTATAACTGGTGCAAGGATATTGGTGTGGCTAAGTCGTCTGAGTATCCAGAAGTTCAGAGGATAACAAGCAAGCTATTGGGTACACTAGAGGAATTTGTGAGGGATAGGGCTAAGGCAACAAAAAGTCCCGACAGGAAAGTTGAGAGTCTGCCAGCTTCACCAGAAGAACCAGCACCCGATATGAATGAGATTAAAGCCTTGCCTCCACCAGAGGATTATACTCCTCCACCGCCACCTGAACCGGAGCTTCCTAAGCCAGCGGCGGTGGTTCAGGAGACTGGGGATTTGGTGGATTTAAGGGAGGAGGGTGTTACTGCTGATGATCAAGGAAATAAATTTGCGTTGGCATTGTTTGCAGGGCCTGGAACAAACAATGGGTCATGGGAAGCATTCTCCTCCAATAGGGAACCTGAGGTGACCTCTGCTTGGCAGAATCCAGCGGCTGAGAGTGGTAAGGCTGATTGGGAGTTGGCTTTGGTTGAGACAGCTAGTTATCTGTCTCAGCAGAAGGCGGCATTGGGTGGTGGACTTGATCCGCTGCTTTTGAATGGCATGTATGATCAAGGGATGGTTAGGCAACATGTTGCCACTGCCCAGTTAAGTGGTGGTAGTGCGAGCAGTGTGGCATTACCTGGTCCAGGGAAGAGTTCAACACCTGTTTTGGCACTCCCTGCACCCGATGGAACAGTCCAGACGGTTGGACAGGATCCGTTTGCTGCATCTTTGACTGTCCCACCTCCTTCCTATGTACAAATGGCggatttggagaagaaacaGCAATTACTTGTACAGGAGCAAATTTTATGGCAGCAATACGCTAGAAATGGGATGCAAGGACAGATGAGTTTGTCGAAGATCAGCAGTGGTGGATACTGTGGTCCACAACCAGGCGTGATGCCTTATGGCTTGCCACCAGTAAATGGTGTTGGAGTGCCACCTGCTGCAGGGTACTACTACACTCCTTACTGA